GTTGATTGCTCGTGGATTGACCGCGTCGAGGTCCATCTCCTCGATGTAGAGGGACGCGTAGTCGTCGGGCACCGGGGTGCAGGCGATCCAGTCCATGATCTCGCGGATGGTCGCGGTGTCGAGCGGCTGCGGCGGCGGGCATCCGGCGTCGCGCCAGGCGCAGATCACCTTGAGCGCGTCCCGGCGCAATTGGTCTTTTTCGTCCTCGTCGAGGCAGCCCTGGAATTCGTTGACGACGAACTGCCGGGGCCGGATCGGTCCGCGCAACAGCGACACGTCGCCGCCGAGGTGCACCGCTGATGCGATCAGCGCCGGGGTCGAGACCTGGGTCAGGGCGGCGGCGATCGCGGCGTCGTCGTCGGTGATCGGCGTGGTGACCAGGTGCCGGGCGGGCGGCGGCCGCAACCGCTCTCGTTCTGATGGCACGATTGAGTGTCTCGTGTGGCACTAATAAGTGTCAAGAGGGCATTGCGGGAGTATTGTCAGCCGATGGCCGCCGCCCCCGCTCCCCGCCCCGGATCGCTGGCCGACGCCAAACGACGGGCCGCCGTGGACCACATCCTGGCCGCGGCACGACGGCTGGTGCTCAGCAGGGGTCTGGACGTCACCA
The nucleotide sequence above comes from Mycobacterium kiyosense. Encoded proteins:
- a CDS encoding hypothetical protein (possible pseudo due to internal stop codon) — its product is MPSERERLRPPPARHLVTTPITDDDAAIAAALTQVSTPALIASAVHLGGDVSLLRGPIRPRQFVVNEFQGCLDEDEKDQLRRDALKVICAWRDAGCPPPQPLDTATIREIMDWIACTPVPDDYASLYIEEMDLDAVNPRAINLVADNVAPESFSVLVIGCGESGLLAGIRLKEAGIAFQIVDKNNDVGGTWLENTYPGCRVDVASHYYSYSFERNDQFSDYYTRQPELHAYFRKIMAEHGIGEHVLWRHEVIRA